In Sphaeramia orbicularis chromosome 5, fSphaOr1.1, whole genome shotgun sequence, a genomic segment contains:
- the itcha gene encoding itchy E3 ubiquitin protein ligase a, which translates to MKAQLQVTVISAKLKENKKNWFGPSPYVEVAVDGQSKRTEKCNNTHSPKWKQALTVIVTPVSKLIFRVWSHQTLKADILLGMATLQISETLKANDLKLCEVVQTLQLCSDRDPRDVIGDLSVCLDGMQVDPESFASAEKEHAAVPNGNTRQNGDAGNRSSRDTSPSSDSDEWVIVPNGHAVNGTSSPSRSPGGSATSRPPRPARPPPPTPCRPAASPTSSSSSSPSELSEGPASDGSSQASASGGSDQQDEAGAGAATATSTSSQTPSGPKSGASASSTPATAPPRITAMNSGPLPPGWEQRVDQNGRVYYVDHIEKRTTWDRPEPLPTGWERRVDPMGRVYYVDHITRTTTWQRPTQESVRNYEEWQHQRSQLQGAMQQFNQRFIYGLQDQLAATTNKEFDPLGPLPHGWEKRTDTNGRVYFVHHPTRATQWEDPRTQGLLNDKPLPEGWEMRFTVEGIPYFVDHNRRTTTYIDPRTGKSSLENGPQITYVRDFKAKVQYFRFWCQQLSMPQHIKITVSRKTLFEDSFQQIMSFHPQDLRRRLWIIFPGEEGLDYGGVAREWFFLLSHEVLNPMYCLFEYAGKDNYCLQINPASYINPDHLKYFKFIGRFIAMALFHSKFIDTGFSLPFYKRILNKPLALKDLESIDPEFYNSLIWIKDNNIEECGLEMFFSVDKEILGEVTTHELKPDGGNIQVTEENKEEYIRLVAEWRLSRGVEEQTQAFFEGFNEVLPQQYLQYFDAKELEVMLCGMQEIDLVDWQRNTIYRHYARSSKQILWFWQFVKEMDNEKRMRLLQFVTGTCRLPVGGFADLMGSNGPQKFCIEKVGKENWLPRSHTCFNRLDLPPYKSYEQLKEKLMFAIEETEGFGQE; encoded by the exons ATGAAGGCCCAATTACAAGTCACAG TGATTTCAGCAAAGCTGAAGGAAAACAAAAAGAACTGGTTTGGTCCCAGTCCGTATGTTGAGGTGGCTGTGGATGGACAGTCGAAGAGGACTGAAAAATGCAACAACACACACAGTCCCAAATGGAAGCAGGCTCTCACAGT caTCGTAACTCCAGTTAGCAAACTGATCTTTCGTGTTTGGAGCCACCAAACTCTGAAGGCTGACATCCTGTTGGGAATGGCCACACTACAGATCAGTGAGACTCTGAAGGCAAATGACCTGAAAT TGTGTGAGGTGGTCCAGACCCTGCAGCTGTGCTCTGACAGAGATCCTCGGGATGTCATAGGCGACCTGTCAGTTTGCCTGGATGGCATGCAGGTGGACCCGGAGAGCTTTGCCTCAGCAGAGAAAGAACACG CTGCTGTCCCAAATGGAAATACAAGACAAAATGGAGATGCTGGCAACAG GTCAAGCAGAGACACGTCTCCCTCCAGCGATTCAGATGAGTGGGTGATTGTACCAAACGGTCATGCTGTAAATGGCACCAGCTCTCCTTCACGGTCTCCAGGAGGCTCTGCCACCTCACGACCTCCTAGACCAGCTCGACCCCCTCCTCCAACCCCGTGCAGACCTGCAGCCTCACCAA CCTCCTCTAGCAGTTCCTCTCCCAGTGAGCTGAGTGAAGGCCCCGCCTCTGATGGCTCCTCTCAGGCGTCTGCTAGTGGGGGTTCAGATCAGCAGGATGAAGCAGGTGCTGGAGCGGCTACAGCAACTTCCACGTCCTCACAGACACCAAGTGGTCCCAAATCAGGGGCCTCAGCCTCGTCCACTCCGGCCACAGCTCCTCCCAGAATCACAGCCATGAACAGTGGCCCCTTACCACCAGG GTGGGAGCAAAGAGTGGACCAGAATGGACGGGTTTACTATGTGGATCATATTGAGAAAAGGACAACATGGGACAGACCTGAGCCTTTGCCTACAGG GTGGGAGCGCAGGGTGGACCCCATGGGTAGGGTGTACTACGTCGATCACATCACCCGGACTACTACATGGCAACGTCCCACTCAGGAGTCGGTGCGTAACTATGAGGAGTGGCAGCACCAGCGCAGCCAGCTGCAGGGCGCCATGCAGCAGTTTAACCAGAGGTTCATCTATGGG CTCCAAGACCAGCTTGCAGCCACAACCAATAAAGAGTTTGACCCCCTGGGACCACTGCCACATGGTTGGG AGAAGAGAACAGACACCAATGGCCGAGTGTATTTTGTTCACCACCCAACTAGGGCGACGCAGTGGGAGGATCCAAGGACGCAAGG GCTCCTGAACGACAAGCCTCTGCCAGAGGGATGGGAGATGAGGTTCACTGTGGAAGGGATTCCCTACTTTGTGGACCACAACAGGCGGACCACGACCTACATTGATCCTCGCACCGGAAAATCTTCACT TGAGAACGGGCCACAGATAACCTATGTCAGGGACTTTAAAGCCAAAGTGCAATATTTCAGATTCTGGTGTCAG CAACTGTCGATGCCTCAGCACATCAAGATCACTGTTTCCCGCAAAACTTTGTTCGAAGATTCATTTCAGCAG ATCATGAGCTTCCACCCTCAAGATCTAAGGCGGAGGCTGTGGATTATTTTCCCTGGAGAGGAAGGTTTGGACTACGGGGGTGTGGCCAG GGAATGGTTCTTCTTGCTTTCTCATGAAGTTTTGAACCCCATGTACTGTTTGTTTGAGTACGCTGGAAAGGACAACTACTGTCTGCAGATCAACCCGGCATCCTACATCAACCCAGATCACCTCAAGTACTTCAAGTTCATAGGGCGCTTCATTGCCATG GCCTTATTCCATAGCAAGTTCATCGACACAGGCTTCTCCCTGCCCTTCTACAAACGTATCCTGAACAAACCTCTGGCTCTCAAAGACCTGGAGTCCATAGATCCAGAGTTTTACAACTCACTCATCTGGATCAA GGATAATAACATAGAGGAGTGTGGTCTGGAGATGTTCTTCTCAGTCGACAAGGAGATCCTTGGGGAGGTCACCACCCATGAGCTGAAGCCAGATGGAGGGAACATACAAGTCACAGAGGAAAATAAAGAGGAATACATTAG GTTAGTGGCAGAATGGAGATTGTCGAGAGGTGTGGAGGAACAAACACAGGCGTTCTTCGAGGGCTTCAATGAAGTTCTGCCTCAGCAATACCTTCAGTACTTTGATGCTAAGGAGTTAGAG GTGATGCTTTGTGGGATGCAGGAGATAGACCTAGTGGACTGGCAGAGAAATACGATCTACAGACATTATGCCCGAAGCAGTAAACAGATCCTCTGGTTCTGGCAG TTTGTGAAGGAGATGGATAATGAGAAGAGGATGaggctgctgcagtttgtcacagGAACCTGTCGTCTCCCTGTCGGGGGCTTCGCTGATTTGATGG GGAGCAACGGGCCCCAAAAGTTCTGCATTGAGAAAGTGGGCAAAGAGAACTGGCTTCCACGAAGCCACACGTG TTTTAATCGTCTGGACCTCCCTCCATACAAGAGCTATGAGCAGCTGAAGGAGAAGCTCATGTTTGCTATAGAAGAGACAGAAGGCTTTGGGCAGGagtga